The Salmo salar chromosome ssa19, Ssal_v3.1, whole genome shotgun sequence DNA window ACCCACTCTGTAACCTGGCCCAATGGATGAGTGTAGAATGATCAGGAGTGTGGACAACACAGACCGACATCATCCAGGGTTGTTAAAGCAGGCAGTGGCAGACGTCACATGGTGTCTCTGCCACTAAATGTTTTAcagtgtctgtgcccagtgggattccACTGTTTCCATCCAGTTTGATGCATGATCATGATTTATACAAAGGATTATTCTTTTCAGACATAGTTCTTTATTGATTTAGCTTGTACTGTAATCCACGCCAAACATCCAGCACATCATTCTGGTAAATTCATGTTTCACATAATCATTAAAATATTTAGTCAGCTGAGCTTTTCCCGGAAAGATCAGCCCGGGGTGTGGTGACCTGTTCAAGGATGCAGCAATGGAGTTCTCTGTAATGTAGTAATGGAGTCCTACCAAAGACACCAAACCAACAGCTCCACCTAGTGCTTCTCCAACATAAACATTTAATGTTTTACATTACAGAGGAATGAATATGTTTAGCAGGTGTGGACTGGAGAGCAGGTTTTGTTAGATTCTTATTTTTTTACCCTTGCACAAAAAATAATAAGCATATTCTGTAGTTTTGTTACagtataaatatatttattttcactCTTGATCATACAGTGCAGTTATTTAAACTCGTCTGTTAATACACAGAATATGAAAGGGTGTCAAATttacaacagtcagacattaTTTTACAAACATGCACAAGTGGTAAAACTACAGTAAAATAAGCAGCTTGTCTCTGGGGAGTTGGGTGATTGGGTGCGGGTTATAGGTCGCCGTCAGTGTAGGGGCTGTGCATGGGGCTGGGGATAAggtagtggctgagtcagtgggGGCTAGGGCTGGGGATATGGTAGGGGCTAGAGTCAATGCAATGGGCTAGAGTCAGTGGGGCTGGGGTAGGGGATGAGACAGGGGCTGTGGCTTGGGTAGAGGCCGGAGTTGGGATGGAGTTAGTGCAGGGCCTGAGGCTGGTCAGGCATGGGTGCTGTGGTCTTGAGGTGGTTAAGGGGAAGGGCCAGGGTCTGCAGTAAGGCCGTTTCCAGGCGCAGCTGCATGGCATCCAGTCGCTGGTCCATGTGTTCCATCAGCCTCCTCTCCATCTCGCCCAGACATCTCTCCAGAACCTGCTCCAGCCCTCTGCAGCATGCATGCTCCTGCCTGCAAGACGATCCATCACAGAATAGGTTTTCATAAGAATTAAACTACCTCCCTTTGGTGTTGTCGCCCTCCCATGTTAACAATGCCCTTGAACACATCCTCGCTATCCTCACAGGTTTCACTGGACCAGGAGTTTTCCCTGACAACAAGACCTGTACGGTCATACAGACACAAACCATACACCGACATTTCCTGGAACATAAACAGACACACCACAATGCCACCAGAACCATTACcaaacccagacagacagacatggtcaGCCCTGACATCCTCCATCCACTTGACTCCTAACCACAACATCTGGACACCATTCTACTCcaaccacaccatgtaaacattcagaGGGAGTTTTACATTGTAGTTAGACCCACCACCAGTCATCATACTCACCGCGGGCCGTTGGATGTCTTTGAGGCATCCTCGATGCGGAGCTGCGTCACCTGCCCACACACACTCTGCAGCATAGGGAGCAAGTCTGGGCTGATGCATGGCCTCCGTCCTCCTGGCTGGCCGTTAAGAAAGGGTGACATCATGTCTGCCAGGCCGGTGTGAGTATCGCAGGCTGCATGAGACTGGGGCCATGGAtctgaggaggcagagtcagaCATCTCGTCTGGCTGGAGGCTAGTGTTGACTGAGGGGTGTTGAATGTCAGTTGGAGCTGAAGAGGGTCCGTTAGTTACTTTAGCAAGAGCAGAGAGAGCCCCACTGCTCATGAGGAGGGGCAGAAACCCACTCAGTGAGTCAGCTTTGTTCTGGAAAAAAATACCAAAGAGCTTGATTTACCATACAATACAGCGATTGTCTTCGGTGTTCTCTGTTCACTAGTCTTGAGCTTCTCGCTATCTAACAGCCATCTTGGTGGGTAGAAGAatgaacaatacaatacaatagagCCAGTGTCTCCTGTGTAATTTCGGACTGCGTAATTTTCCACTGAGGCTTCTATTGACTGGTATTGGTGAATGTGATGCTTTGACGTCAGCGCGGAACCCACCTTCTGCTGAAACTGGACCATGTTCATGAGGCTCTGGGCCCCCGGTGAGAGGCTGGCACCCATCTCCTCCACCATGGACTGCACACGGAGCATGTCGATGCTGGGCCCCAGGCTCAGCGAGCAGTCCACAGGTGTCAGTGTCTGTAGGCCCATCACGACCCGAGCCACAGCCACACTCCCTCGCCCACCAAGAGACAGTAGCTGAGAAAACACAGAGGTTAGCCCAAGAAAGGGCACCACCCATAATAATCCGAACTAGACAGGTAAAGGGGATGAGTCAATGGATTTCATGTTCACAGAGACATTGCTATGTGCTAGTAGAGAATAAACAGGAACAGGACTGAATTAGTAACTACTGTTGATTTGAAAGCTGTGGTTGACATGCATACCTTCACCTCACATGATGCGGCGGGGGACTCCAATATTAAGTGTTTCCTGTAGAAGGGTCCTCTCTCTGCActgaaaagcaaaaaaaataaaaagttttaTAAAAAGACGTACCACATTACACACAATTAAGATACTGTACCCATTTTTcgctttaaaatgtatgccaaacaaaaaaacattaatttctaagtttaacaaaccatacaactctatgcacaaggaatGCTTTTAATAATTTACtcagaaatgtttacaaaaaaacatttcctggacgaactgtgcagatgcaaaatttggtaacagaatttctgTAAAAGCCGTCCGTTTTTTTATGTGACCACGCTTCCCAAAAACTTAAATATCTGCTCTGGATTAAGTTTAAacaatgtctgcagaaagaatgatgtgtcagctatgacatgacagcTTAACTAAAAAAAAGTGGGTTACTGAACTacagtgaagtggatttacacccagTAACAGAATTGCAGTAATAGAATTTCATCGtcggtccctgatctgtactacacagaaatgcataattatggatatggatgtcattctcttcatggtgatgtatcatGTATAGGTACACAAAAAAAGGTAGAAATAAgcaacacacactaccgttcaaaagtttgaggccacttagaaatgtccttgtttttgaaagaaaggcaacattttttgtccattaaaatattaaattgatcagaaatacagcgtagacattgttattgttgtaaattactattgtagctggaaacgactgatttataatggaatatctacataggcgtacagaggcccattatccgcaaccatcactcctgtgctccaatggcacgttgtgttagctaatccaagttgataattttaaaaggctaattgatcattagaaaacccttttgcaattatgtagcacagctgaaaactgttgttctgattaaagaagcaataaaactggctttctttagaatagttgagtatctggagcatcagcatttgtgggttcgattacaggctcaaaatggccagaaacaaagaactttcttctgaaacttgtcaatatattcttgttcagagaaatgatggctattccatgtgagaaattgccaagaaactgaagatctcgtacaacgctgtgtactactcccttcacaaacagcgcaaactggctctaaacagaatagaaagatgtgcacaactgagcaacaggacaagtacattagagtgtctagtttgagaaacagacacctcacaagtcctcaactggcagcttcattaaatagtacccgcaaaacaccagtctcaacgtcaactgtaTAGACGCGACTCCGGGAGGCTGGCCTTCTAGTTcctctatccagtgtctgtgttcttttgcccatcttaatcttttctttttattggccagtcagatatggctttttctttgcaactctgcctagaaggccagcatcccgtagTCACCTCTTCACAataagccttttaaaatgataaacttggattagctaacacaacgtgccattggaacacaggagtgatggttgctgataatgggcctctgtagatattccattagaaATCagtcatttccagctacaatagtcattaacaatgtctatactgtatttctgatcaatttgatgttactgTAATGgacaacaaaaaatgtgcttttctttcaaaaacaaggacatttctaagtggcacCAAACTTTTTAACTAActaacatatatacatacatacacacacacattattaaatacatatatatacacacacacatacatacatacagtgccttgcgaaagtatttggcccccttgaactttgaccttttgccacatttcaggcttcaaacataaagatataaaactaattttttttgtgaagaatcaacaacaagtgg harbors:
- the cssa19h10orf88 gene encoding ATPase PAAT; this encodes MASIDVNTSKDGPVNGHTSWACKSQERQLSDILLPVQSSNNTDISQIDRDTPNGCVPVLLEQVEEGSPCVITLRCAPHCPALITSLLVTSEARTIEVYSQAGDYCGTCRGERDPNTQPDSAERGPFYRKHLILESPAASCEVKLLSLGGRGSVAVARVVMGLQTLTPVDCSLSLGPSIDMLRVQSMVEEMGASLSPGAQSLMNMVQFQQKNKADSLSGFLPLLMSSGALSALAKVTNGPSSAPTDIQHPSVNTSLQPDEMSDSASSDPWPQSHAACDTHTGLADMMSPFLNGQPGGRRPCISPDLLPMLQSVCGQVTQLRIEDASKTSNGPRQEHACCRGLEQVLERCLGEMERRLMEHMDQRLDAMQLRLETALLQTLALPLNHLKTTAPMPDQPQALH